Proteins encoded together in one Shewanella oneidensis MR-1 window:
- a CDS encoding EAL domain-containing protein, which yields MPSTLQHLSLKQKLILFSLLPLLMMSIFVLSRMYMLVKEYRFANQNHLAIRATVQTTDFLFQLHNEYGLSTQLLPATTPQDETRLLQQQQITSAALEALLKSPALIELNATLSDQQASTQLQEKLTNLTLLSHKLASSRQEALDQHPSSFIVLYQQFNSSLLQLVQQLQLLTNDITQSRAYADLLNLLMVQELAVKERSAINRMLLSDSLSINDYKAINTIMYEYGQAISHASNASISDRHSLIRQIQASPESLRILKISQQIEQQIHISTLVQSINAHLGYEGLIDSFQDYLLTGSPASLAKFTKALTTIQQKLDELNRETVNLPSLAPAVQSIEESINQYQFCMSKIVQLKDQKLSLAEITALAHINNSELSAAIDKLLMPPHPVSSKHWWTLTTDRINKLNALSNEITLSMARQSDIQQHHALMLLGIYLLSALFTATITLWLGRKIIRSFMFKITQIANDMQQMAADPQLNIHIDVSGSDELARMSRAMNRMLSERQKANQALSRAAAVFNYSAEGIMVTDADNHIELVNPAFSQITGYSLEDVKGRSPSMLSSKRHPSHFYTAMWEALQKDSKWEGEIWNKRKDGQVYPEYLAITVVRNERGEIIQHIGLFMDISKRKQYEQDLWYQAHFDTLTGLPNRKLFNERLQHEIQLAQHDSRKLAILLIDLDQFKYINDVQGHATGDLLLQDVAKRLENIAGKNDLIARIGGDEFVLILPRVTNEFAIEHMASRIIETLSTPFNLNEREIQISASFGIGVYPEDGLDVSSLTRNTEMAMYQAKDAGRNNFKYFTSGMNQAMFARMELEQRLRRAVAQDEFTLHYQPIVEMKTGKVCSVEALIRWQDPDLGLIPPDQFIGIAEETGLIEPMGEWVLNQAMHDLRQWQQLGLQLNVAINVSSRQCVNARGMGFDQVLQECFNRHHINPRNVHIEITESMLMGDASHCLSTLEAIRRLGSQIYIDDFGTGYSSLSYLKKFPISVIKIDRSFVENALSNNSNTNLVKAIVMMGQSLEMELVAEGIETEAQWNLLRDLGCHYAQGYLISKPLPFAAITPLLSQTLPRLLQPQAPREKCVNA from the coding sequence ATGCCATCCACGCTACAGCATCTCAGCCTGAAACAGAAACTGATTCTGTTTTCGCTGCTACCTTTGCTGATGATGAGTATTTTTGTGCTGTCGCGAATGTATATGCTTGTGAAGGAATACCGGTTTGCCAATCAGAATCATTTAGCGATAAGGGCAACGGTACAAACGACAGACTTCCTGTTTCAACTCCATAATGAGTACGGACTCAGTACCCAATTACTCCCAGCCACTACGCCTCAAGATGAAACTCGCCTACTGCAACAGCAACAAATTACTTCGGCTGCACTAGAGGCACTGCTTAAGAGCCCTGCTTTAATTGAATTGAACGCCACCTTAAGTGACCAACAAGCATCGACACAATTACAGGAAAAACTCACCAACTTGACGCTGCTAAGCCATAAGTTAGCATCCAGTCGCCAAGAGGCACTCGACCAGCATCCATCTTCATTTATTGTTTTATATCAGCAGTTTAACTCTTCATTATTACAGTTGGTCCAACAGCTACAATTACTCACTAATGACATAACACAATCAAGGGCCTATGCGGATTTACTCAATTTATTGATGGTGCAAGAGCTAGCGGTTAAGGAGCGCAGCGCGATTAATCGTATGTTGTTGTCAGATAGCCTCAGCATTAATGACTATAAAGCCATCAACACAATTATGTACGAGTATGGCCAAGCTATTTCCCATGCGAGTAATGCCTCAATATCTGACAGACACTCCCTTATCCGCCAAATACAAGCCTCACCTGAAAGCCTACGAATACTGAAAATCAGCCAGCAAATCGAGCAACAAATCCATATCAGTACCTTAGTGCAAAGTATCAATGCGCATTTAGGTTATGAGGGGTTAATCGATAGTTTTCAGGATTACTTATTAACGGGCAGCCCAGCATCGCTTGCAAAGTTCACTAAAGCCTTAACCACGATCCAGCAAAAACTCGATGAACTTAACCGCGAAACGGTAAACCTTCCCTCACTTGCGCCTGCCGTACAAAGCATCGAAGAGAGCATCAACCAGTATCAATTCTGCATGTCTAAGATAGTGCAGTTAAAAGATCAAAAGCTGTCGCTCGCAGAAATCACCGCCCTTGCCCATATCAACAATAGCGAGCTCTCTGCCGCCATTGATAAATTATTGATGCCACCCCATCCAGTAAGCAGCAAACATTGGTGGACATTAACGACGGATAGAATCAATAAACTGAATGCACTCAGTAATGAAATCACCCTCTCCATGGCTCGCCAGAGTGATATACAACAACATCATGCGCTCATGTTATTAGGCATTTATCTGCTGTCTGCCTTATTTACCGCCACGATCACCCTGTGGCTGGGCCGCAAAATCATTCGCAGTTTTATGTTTAAAATCACCCAAATTGCCAATGATATGCAGCAAATGGCCGCCGATCCTCAGCTAAATATCCATATTGATGTGTCAGGCTCCGATGAACTGGCTCGCATGTCTCGGGCAATGAACCGCATGCTGAGTGAGCGCCAAAAAGCCAATCAGGCCCTTAGCCGCGCCGCAGCGGTATTTAACTATTCGGCCGAAGGCATTATGGTCACAGATGCCGATAATCATATCGAGTTAGTGAACCCCGCCTTTAGCCAGATCACAGGCTACAGCCTTGAAGACGTCAAAGGTCGCAGCCCCTCGATGTTGAGTTCTAAACGCCACCCAAGCCATTTCTACACTGCCATGTGGGAAGCGCTGCAAAAAGACAGCAAATGGGAAGGCGAGATCTGGAATAAACGCAAAGATGGCCAAGTGTATCCCGAGTATTTGGCCATTACCGTGGTGCGTAATGAACGGGGTGAAATCATCCAGCATATTGGTTTGTTTATGGATATTAGTAAACGTAAGCAATATGAGCAGGATCTTTGGTATCAGGCACATTTCGATACGCTGACAGGCTTACCTAATCGCAAATTGTTTAATGAGCGACTCCAACATGAAATCCAGCTCGCCCAACATGACTCCCGCAAACTGGCGATTCTGCTGATTGATTTAGACCAATTTAAGTATATTAATGACGTCCAAGGCCACGCCACAGGCGACTTACTACTGCAAGACGTGGCTAAGCGACTAGAAAATATTGCCGGAAAGAATGATTTGATCGCACGCATCGGTGGGGATGAATTTGTACTTATCCTTCCCCGAGTCACCAATGAGTTCGCGATTGAGCATATGGCAAGCCGTATCATCGAAACCCTGTCGACGCCCTTTAACTTGAATGAACGGGAAATCCAAATTTCCGCCAGCTTTGGGATTGGTGTTTACCCAGAAGACGGCCTGGATGTTAGCTCGCTAACCCGCAATACCGAAATGGCCATGTATCAGGCAAAAGATGCCGGACGCAATAACTTCAAATACTTCACCTCGGGAATGAACCAAGCCATGTTTGCCCGCATGGAGCTGGAACAGCGGCTACGCCGCGCCGTGGCGCAGGATGAATTTACGCTACACTATCAACCCATTGTGGAAATGAAGACGGGTAAAGTCTGTAGTGTTGAAGCGCTTATTCGTTGGCAAGACCCCGATTTAGGCTTAATCCCGCCGGATCAGTTTATAGGCATCGCGGAGGAAACAGGGCTTATTGAACCCATGGGTGAATGGGTACTCAACCAAGCGATGCACGACCTAAGACAATGGCAACAACTTGGCTTACAGCTTAATGTGGCGATCAATGTCTCGAGCCGCCAATGTGTGAATGCGCGAGGTATGGGATTTGATCAGGTACTGCAGGAATGCTTTAACCGTCATCATATCAACCCAAGAAACGTGCATATTGAGATCACCGAAAGCATGCTAATGGGCGATGCCAGCCACTGCTTAAGCACCTTAGAAGCCATTCGCCGTTTAGGCTCGCAGATTTATATCGACGACTTTGGCACAGGCTATTCTTCATTGAGTTATTTGAAGAAATTCCCTATCTCTGTGATAAAAATCGATCGTAGCTTTGTGGAAAATGCCCTGAGCAACAACTCAAATACCAATTTGGTGAAAGCCATTGTGATGATGGGGCAAAGCCTTGAAATGGAACTGGTGGCCGAAGGAATTGAAACCGAAGCCCAATGGAATTTACTGCGCGACTTAGGTTGCCACTACGCCCAAGGGTATTTGATCTCAAAACCGTTGCCATTCGCAGCCATTACCCCACTGCTAAGCCAAACACTACCGAGACTATTGCAGCCACAAGCGCCACGCGAAAAGTGTGTTAATGCTTAG
- a CDS encoding IS4-like element ISSod3 family transposase produces the protein MQVLTILHQSLYQHCPEIHQKRLNTLMVACKALINADCLTLTHLGRHIDGTSTHTKHSIKRMDRLLGNPHLHHERLAVYQWHAKWLLTAHTMPTILVDWSDMREGRELIALRASIAIKGRSITLYERTFPLVLQGTQTAHNQFLNELHKVLPDNITPLIVTDAGFRNPWFRKVEQLGWYWLGRVRGLSVYRLHPFGRQFSLKALYPKASRRAKHVGRVALSVKKPLLCEMVLFRAPSKGRKGQRSTTTDCHHTAQWTYELTAKEPWALVTNLTIEAMSPQKLVNIYQKRMQIEETFRDLKSPAYGFGLRHSRTRYAARMDILLLIALLVQLAFWWVGLYGETQQLQRHFQANTVKKRNVLSTIRMGKELLRRRHDYPISADDLLCAAKKLAQLSLTHGCWGYEL, from the coding sequence GTGCAAGTGTTAACTATCTTACATCAATCTCTCTATCAACATTGTCCAGAAATCCATCAAAAGCGACTGAATACACTCATGGTCGCCTGCAAAGCCCTCATCAACGCGGATTGTCTCACCCTCACGCATTTAGGGCGGCACATTGATGGCACCAGCACTCATACTAAACACTCAATAAAACGCATGGATAGATTATTGGGCAACCCGCACCTTCACCATGAAAGACTGGCTGTTTATCAGTGGCATGCAAAGTGGCTGCTAACAGCACATACGATGCCGACCATACTGGTGGATTGGTCTGATATGCGTGAAGGTCGTGAACTGATTGCACTACGCGCCTCTATTGCGATTAAGGGCCGCTCTATCACGCTCTACGAGCGAACATTTCCGTTAGTACTACAAGGCACACAAACTGCCCATAATCAGTTTCTGAATGAACTCCATAAAGTGTTACCTGACAATATTACCCCGCTGATAGTCACTGACGCGGGCTTCCGTAATCCATGGTTTCGAAAAGTCGAGCAGCTCGGTTGGTATTGGCTGGGTCGTGTCAGAGGATTAAGTGTCTATCGGCTGCACCCCTTCGGTCGCCAATTTTCGCTAAAAGCGCTTTATCCCAAAGCCAGTCGTCGCGCAAAACATGTTGGGCGAGTGGCGTTATCGGTAAAGAAACCCTTGTTATGCGAGATGGTATTGTTCAGGGCTCCAAGTAAAGGCAGAAAAGGTCAGCGAAGTACGACAACAGACTGTCACCATACGGCGCAATGGACGTATGAACTGACCGCCAAAGAGCCTTGGGCACTGGTGACCAACTTGACCATAGAAGCCATGTCGCCTCAAAAACTGGTTAATATTTACCAAAAACGGATGCAAATAGAAGAAACCTTTAGAGATTTAAAAAGCCCCGCTTATGGCTTTGGTTTACGTCATAGCAGAACACGTTATGCGGCGAGGATGGACATACTGCTATTGATAGCATTATTGGTACAACTGGCATTTTGGTGGGTAGGATTATACGGAGAAACACAGCAATTACAGCGGCACTTCCAAGCCAACACGGTAAAGAAAAGGAATGTGCTATCAACAATCAGGATGGGCAAAGAACTGCTGCGGCGACGGCATGACTACCCCATATCAGCAGATGATTTGCTTTGTGCTGCGAAGAAACTAGCCCAACTCTCATTAACTCATGGTTGTTGGGGCTATGAATTATGA
- a CDS encoding GIY-YIG nuclease family protein → MTDLVIEAANSTPSASPKQGASQAQAVTSEQGATSEIVQASAWYLYLICCANGHLYTGITTDVARRFNEHQSNGPKTAKYLRGKGPLTLMYQEQVGSQGDALRREIAVKKLSRAQKLVLIESAEHR, encoded by the coding sequence GTGACCGATTTAGTGATTGAAGCCGCTAATTCAACTCCCTCGGCTAGCCCCAAACAAGGGGCTAGCCAAGCACAAGCTGTGACTTCGGAGCAAGGCGCGACGTCAGAGATAGTGCAAGCATCAGCGTGGTATCTGTACCTTATCTGCTGCGCCAATGGCCACTTGTACACCGGCATCACCACAGATGTCGCACGCCGGTTTAACGAACATCAATCCAATGGCCCCAAGACGGCAAAATATCTGCGTGGCAAAGGGCCATTAACCCTGATGTATCAAGAACAAGTCGGCAGTCAGGGTGATGCACTACGGCGTGAGATTGCAGTTAAAAAGCTGAGTCGCGCTCAGAAGTTGGTGTTGATTGAATCAGCTGAACATAGATAG
- a CDS encoding M14 family metallopeptidase — MRLFSLSVVAIACLSAGSLFTAQLAVAANTEVAQPEVTNTGAASTEVANTEAAKTDAVETSASNSALPATETAPEVAATPTRANTFVNDAILPPSITWHGASESLLLSADHEWATPFEQSNGIESPSYDNTIAWLDRLAAETTKLQKVSLGKSPQGRDIWMYVASSEGINESAQLKQNAKPTILVQAGIHAGEIDGKDAGMMLLRDMVKGDKSDLLEKANLLFVPIFSVDAHERSGEFNRVNQRGPVNMGWRTNANNLNLNRDYAKADTLEMQHMLQAINVWQPDLYLDVHVTDGIDYQYDITFGYNLAQGLSPASFRWLENSYRPAVEAALSAQGHIPGPLIFAADNADIAKGMSLWNPSPRFSNGYGDARHLPTILIENHSLKPFKQRVLGTYVLLEQTLKTVGDQATKLKSAIQEDKYRASPLITLTWKSAPLAKGWDFKGIDYKLEQSPISGTDVVRWTGEPKLYPNLPVMAETVPDIKVTRPSAYYIPAEWTQVIDRLNLHGIRMTRLSKPTELKLQQYSLSNPVFNSKAFEGRLTVKADSTLAKLTTTLPAGTVKISTEQPLGDLAILLLEPQSPDSLLQWGFFNPIFTRTEYIEDYAVEPLAAKMLKEDPKLQAEFNKALENPEFAADPEARLRWFYERSPYYDNQYLTYPVYRSR, encoded by the coding sequence ATGCGCTTGTTTTCCCTTTCCGTTGTCGCCATCGCATGCTTATCCGCGGGATCATTATTCACAGCCCAGTTAGCCGTTGCCGCGAATACCGAAGTCGCGCAACCCGAAGTGACTAATACTGGAGCTGCCAGCACTGAAGTTGCAAATACTGAGGCCGCTAAAACCGACGCGGTTGAAACCAGTGCTAGCAACAGCGCTTTGCCCGCGACAGAAACCGCTCCCGAAGTCGCAGCAACACCGACGCGCGCCAATACCTTTGTCAATGATGCCATTCTCCCGCCAAGCATCACTTGGCACGGTGCCAGTGAGTCGCTGTTACTTAGCGCAGATCACGAATGGGCAACCCCCTTCGAGCAAAGCAATGGCATTGAAAGCCCAAGCTATGACAATACCATCGCATGGCTCGATAGACTGGCAGCCGAAACCACTAAGTTGCAAAAAGTCAGCCTCGGCAAGAGCCCTCAAGGCCGCGATATTTGGATGTATGTCGCCAGCAGTGAAGGCATTAACGAATCGGCACAGCTGAAACAAAATGCTAAACCGACAATTCTGGTGCAAGCCGGTATCCATGCCGGTGAAATCGACGGTAAAGATGCGGGCATGATGTTGCTGCGGGATATGGTTAAAGGCGACAAAAGCGACCTGCTCGAAAAAGCCAACCTGTTGTTTGTGCCGATATTTAGCGTCGATGCCCATGAGCGCAGCGGCGAATTTAATCGTGTAAACCAACGTGGCCCAGTGAATATGGGCTGGCGTACCAATGCCAATAACCTTAACCTTAACCGTGACTACGCCAAGGCCGACACCTTAGAAATGCAGCATATGCTGCAGGCTATTAATGTGTGGCAACCAGACTTATATCTTGATGTGCATGTCACCGACGGCATCGATTACCAGTACGATATTACCTTTGGTTACAACCTCGCCCAAGGCTTGAGTCCCGCGAGCTTTCGCTGGCTCGAAAACAGCTACCGCCCAGCGGTCGAAGCGGCGCTAAGCGCCCAAGGCCATATTCCTGGCCCGCTGATTTTCGCTGCGGATAACGCAGATATCGCCAAGGGCATGTCCCTGTGGAATCCAAGCCCACGCTTCTCCAATGGTTATGGTGATGCCCGCCATCTGCCGACTATTTTGATTGAAAACCACAGCTTAAAACCCTTTAAACAACGGGTACTCGGCACCTATGTGCTGCTAGAGCAAACCCTGAAAACCGTTGGCGACCAAGCCACAAAATTAAAGAGTGCGATTCAAGAGGATAAATACCGCGCCTCACCACTGATCACGCTCACCTGGAAATCGGCGCCGCTGGCTAAGGGTTGGGATTTTAAAGGCATCGACTACAAGCTTGAGCAGAGTCCGATTAGCGGCACCGACGTAGTGCGTTGGACGGGCGAGCCAAAGCTGTACCCCAATTTACCAGTGATGGCCGAAACTGTGCCCGATATTAAAGTCACTCGCCCGAGCGCCTACTATATTCCCGCAGAATGGACGCAAGTGATTGACCGCTTGAATCTACACGGCATCCGGATGACACGTTTAAGCAAACCAACCGAGCTTAAATTGCAGCAATATAGCCTGAGCAATCCGGTGTTTAATTCCAAGGCATTCGAGGGACGACTCACAGTGAAGGCCGACTCGACACTGGCGAAACTGACCACTACCTTGCCCGCCGGCACAGTAAAAATCAGCACAGAGCAACCCTTAGGCGATCTGGCGATTTTACTACTTGAGCCACAATCACCGGACTCGTTACTGCAATGGGGCTTCTTTAACCCTATCTTTACCCGTACCGAATATATTGAGGACTATGCAGTAGAACCGCTGGCCGCCAAGATGCTGAAGGAAGATCCCAAGCTACAGGCTGAGTTTAATAAAGCACTGGAAAACCCTGAGTTTGCCGCCGATCCCGAGGCTCGCTTACGCTGGTTCTATGAGCGCAGCCCTTACTACGATAATCAATATCTTACGTATCCTGTCTACCGTAGCCGCTAA
- a CDS encoding class I SAM-dependent methyltransferase, with product MDYLTTNKIAWDARTRVHLTSDFYDVEGFLSGKISLTEIELNELAVAGKSLLHLQCHFGLDTLSWARMGAKVTGVDLSEVAIAEACKLAQQTQLSAEFICSDVYSVVGKVEPQDIVFTSYGAIVWLPDLTLWAQTIAACLKPGGQFYMAEFHPAQQLFDGYSYFNRGEPDIEQEGTYTENASDDQQTLMCWSHSLSEVINALLQAGLELVFFHEFAFSPYNCFEGLEAQADGRYVLIHQGQQVPLVYSISARKPV from the coding sequence ATGGATTATTTAACGACCAATAAAATCGCCTGGGATGCCCGCACTCGGGTGCATTTAACCTCTGATTTTTATGATGTTGAAGGCTTTTTGAGTGGCAAAATATCCTTAACGGAAATCGAATTAAATGAGCTTGCGGTGGCGGGCAAAAGTCTACTGCATCTGCAATGTCATTTTGGTTTAGATACCCTGTCGTGGGCGCGAATGGGCGCAAAAGTGACTGGGGTCGATTTATCTGAGGTGGCGATCGCGGAGGCGTGCAAGTTGGCGCAGCAGACGCAGTTATCTGCCGAGTTTATTTGTAGTGATGTCTACAGCGTTGTAGGCAAAGTTGAGCCGCAGGATATTGTATTTACCTCCTACGGTGCCATTGTGTGGCTGCCCGATTTAACGCTTTGGGCGCAGACCATTGCGGCTTGTTTAAAGCCCGGCGGACAGTTTTACATGGCCGAGTTTCATCCGGCGCAGCAGCTATTCGATGGTTATAGCTATTTTAATCGGGGTGAGCCAGATATTGAGCAGGAAGGGACCTATACCGAGAATGCCAGTGATGATCAGCAAACCTTAATGTGCTGGTCGCATAGCTTGTCTGAAGTGATCAATGCGTTATTGCAGGCGGGTTTGGAGTTAGTGTTTTTCCACGAATTTGCGTTTAGCCCCTATAACTGTTTCGAAGGGCTAGAGGCGCAAGCTGATGGCCGTTATGTGTTAATACACCAAGGGCAACAGGTGCCCTTGGTGTATAGCATTAGCGCGCGTAAGCCTGTTTAA
- a CDS encoding S9 family peptidase, translating to MRTLLLTLGLVMLLPGCSTQKGQVSAPVAEKIPHVMTLHGVTRTDDYYWMRDDKRQDPKVLAHLKAENRYTQAYFKPLKSLQDGLFNELTGRLVADESSVPYQWHQHSYYRRYQEGSEYPLIARKGSKGVEQLMLDVNERAKGHEFYGLGGVSVSPDETMLAFGEDVLSRRVYNIYFKDIESGAMITDVLENTEGRIVWGNDNRHVFYIAKDLQTLLGNRVYRHELGTPQSRDVLVYEEQDDAYYISLGKSLDESQIVLFHESTTTSEVSVLDANDPLSLFKPVLAREEGHEYSVSKLGDSYYVLTNWQATNFRLMKVAIKDAADKSKWQEVVAHNPNARLEDELVLKDYLIIQTRENGLTRIKVMPFNGQKPFELSFDEPAYVLGLDVNAQQDSDKLRVFYSSLTTPETIYEYHLSNPDRRDLLKQEQVLGGFDAGAYRAERVFVTARDGAKVPVSLVYRKDKFKKDGTNPLYQYGYGSYGYTVEPDFSSSVISLLDRGFVYAIAHVRGGEMLGRPWYDAGKLLNKKNSFYDFIDVTTALTEQGYGDKNKVVAAGGSAGGLLMGAIANMAPEKYFAIAAHVPFVDVVTTMLDESIPLTTNEYDEWGNPNDKTYFDYMLSYSPYDNVADHEYPHLLVTTGLHDSQVQYFEPAKWVAKLREVQNKWYKLDDKVLLFHVDMDAGHGGKSGRYRQYQDTAQEYAFFLSLLGMTK from the coding sequence ATGCGCACTCTGTTGCTTACTTTAGGTCTTGTTATGTTATTACCCGGCTGCTCCACTCAAAAAGGGCAAGTTTCTGCGCCCGTTGCGGAAAAAATCCCCCATGTGATGACCTTGCATGGCGTCACGCGCACTGATGATTACTATTGGATGCGCGACGATAAACGCCAAGATCCCAAAGTGTTAGCGCACCTTAAGGCCGAGAATCGTTATACCCAAGCTTACTTTAAGCCGCTTAAGTCATTGCAGGATGGATTGTTTAACGAGCTGACTGGGCGGTTAGTGGCTGATGAGTCGAGCGTGCCGTACCAATGGCATCAGCATAGCTATTACCGCCGATATCAAGAGGGCAGCGAATATCCGTTGATCGCCCGCAAGGGGAGCAAGGGTGTTGAGCAACTGATGCTCGATGTGAATGAGCGTGCCAAGGGCCATGAGTTTTATGGTTTAGGTGGCGTCAGCGTCAGCCCAGATGAAACCATGCTGGCCTTTGGTGAAGATGTGTTAAGCCGCCGCGTGTATAACATCTATTTTAAAGATATCGAATCCGGCGCCATGATCACCGATGTGCTTGAAAACACAGAGGGTCGAATCGTTTGGGGCAATGATAATCGCCATGTGTTTTACATCGCTAAAGATTTGCAAACCCTGCTCGGCAACCGGGTATATCGCCATGAACTCGGTACGCCACAGTCCCGTGATGTGCTGGTGTATGAGGAGCAAGATGATGCTTATTACATCTCCCTCGGCAAGAGTTTAGACGAGTCGCAAATTGTGTTGTTCCACGAGAGCACCACCACTAGCGAAGTGTCAGTGCTGGATGCTAACGATCCTTTAAGCCTGTTCAAACCTGTGCTTGCGCGGGAAGAAGGCCATGAATATAGCGTTTCTAAACTGGGCGACAGCTATTACGTCCTCACCAACTGGCAGGCGACAAACTTTCGCTTAATGAAAGTGGCGATTAAGGATGCTGCCGATAAATCCAAATGGCAGGAAGTGGTTGCTCACAATCCCAATGCGCGGCTTGAAGATGAACTGGTGCTAAAGGATTACCTGATTATTCAAACCCGTGAAAATGGCCTGACACGGATTAAAGTGATGCCATTCAATGGTCAAAAGCCCTTTGAACTGAGTTTTGATGAACCCGCTTATGTGCTCGGCTTGGATGTTAATGCCCAGCAAGATAGCGATAAGTTACGGGTTTTCTACTCGAGCCTGACCACGCCCGAGACGATTTATGAGTACCACTTAAGTAATCCTGATAGACGCGATCTGCTCAAGCAGGAACAAGTGCTTGGCGGTTTTGATGCCGGAGCGTACCGCGCCGAACGCGTATTTGTCACCGCCCGCGATGGCGCTAAGGTGCCAGTGTCCTTGGTGTATCGTAAGGATAAATTCAAGAAAGACGGCACCAATCCACTGTATCAATATGGTTATGGTTCATATGGTTATACGGTAGAGCCTGACTTTTCGTCGTCGGTTATCAGTCTGCTCGACCGCGGCTTTGTGTATGCCATTGCCCATGTGCGCGGCGGTGAAATGCTCGGCCGCCCTTGGTACGATGCGGGCAAGTTGCTGAATAAAAAGAATAGCTTTTATGACTTTATCGATGTAACTACGGCCTTAACCGAGCAAGGTTATGGCGATAAAAATAAAGTGGTAGCCGCGGGCGGCAGTGCTGGTGGGCTGTTAATGGGCGCGATTGCCAATATGGCACCTGAAAAGTACTTTGCCATTGCAGCGCACGTGCCCTTTGTGGATGTGGTCACGACCATGCTCGATGAGTCGATTCCGCTGACTACCAACGAGTACGATGAATGGGGTAATCCAAACGACAAGACCTATTTCGACTATATGCTCAGCTACTCACCCTACGACAATGTTGCCGACCATGAGTATCCCCACCTATTGGTGACCACAGGTTTGCATGATTCACAGGTGCAGTATTTCGAGCCCGCTAAATGGGTAGCAAAACTGCGTGAAGTGCAAAACAAATGGTACAAACTGGACGATAAGGTGTTGTTATTCCACGTTGATATGGATGCCGGCCACGGTGGAAAGAGTGGTCGTTACCGCCAGTACCAAGATACAGCGCAGGAATATGCCTTCTTCTTAAGCCTGCTCGGCATGACTAAGTAG
- the ribB gene encoding 3,4-dihydroxy-2-butanone-4-phosphate synthase, which produces MNQSLLAPFGTAIERVEAGLNALRQGLGVLVVDDEDRENEGDLIFAAESLTNAQMAMLIRECSGIVCLCLPDEKVKALALPPMVENNSSQYGTAFTVSIEAKVGVTTGVSAADRVTTIKTAIADHAKPSDLARPGHVYPLRAQPGGVLTRRGHTEGTIDLMQLAGLKPAGVLCEVTNPDGTMARLPEIIAFGALHNMPVLTIEDIVVYRKSLLANVG; this is translated from the coding sequence ATGAATCAGTCTTTACTTGCTCCTTTTGGTACTGCTATCGAACGCGTTGAAGCGGGCCTTAATGCCCTGCGCCAAGGCCTAGGTGTGTTGGTGGTCGATGACGAAGATAGAGAAAACGAAGGCGACTTAATTTTTGCCGCCGAGTCGCTGACCAATGCGCAAATGGCCATGCTTATTCGCGAATGCAGCGGTATCGTGTGTTTGTGTTTACCGGACGAAAAGGTCAAAGCCCTTGCGCTGCCACCTATGGTAGAAAACAACTCAAGCCAATATGGCACCGCGTTTACCGTGAGTATCGAAGCCAAAGTGGGTGTAACCACTGGGGTTTCAGCCGCAGACCGTGTCACCACCATTAAAACCGCCATCGCTGACCATGCTAAACCAAGCGATTTGGCTCGCCCAGGCCATGTGTATCCACTTCGCGCTCAACCCGGTGGTGTGTTAACTCGCCGTGGTCATACCGAAGGCACTATCGATTTAATGCAACTGGCCGGACTCAAGCCCGCAGGCGTGTTATGTGAAGTCACCAACCCCGACGGCACTATGGCGCGTCTGCCTGAGATTATCGCCTTTGGTGCCCTGCATAATATGCCCGTACTCACGATTGAAGATATCGTGGTTTACCGTAAATCCTTATTGGCCAACGTAGGCTAA